Proteins from a single region of Belliella baltica DSM 15883:
- a CDS encoding DUF983 domain-containing protein produces MKNKSLGAAMLKGCCPRCREGKLFPTSMLSYRKLSDVHSNCPVCNATLVPEPDFFYGAMYISYAFSVALVVNVLIILNYLFDDPDVWVYVATVLMANLLLLPAFLRYSKVLYLYGLGKLSYNPNWDQK; encoded by the coding sequence ATGAAAAACAAGAGTTTGGGAGCAGCAATGCTTAAAGGTTGCTGTCCAAGGTGCAGAGAAGGAAAGCTATTTCCAACTTCAATGTTGAGTTATAGAAAGTTGTCTGATGTTCATTCTAACTGCCCTGTATGTAATGCCACTTTAGTTCCGGAACCAGATTTTTTTTATGGAGCGATGTATATTAGCTATGCCTTTTCAGTTGCTTTGGTCGTTAACGTCCTAATTATTCTCAATTACCTTTTTGATGATCCTGATGTGTGGGTATATGTTGCTACAGTCCTAATGGCTAACTTACTTCTACTTCCAGCATTTTTACGATATTCAAAAGTTCTTTACTTATATGGACTAGGGAAATTATCTTATAATCCCAATTGGGATCAAAAATAG
- the msrA gene encoding peptide-methionine (S)-S-oxide reductase MsrA, translating into MKEIPQTQAIAPEGMELATLGSGCFWCIEAIYQDLKGVEGVKSGYSGGHIDNPSYRQVTSGTTGHAEVIQFSFDPNIISFEEILEIFWSTHDPTTLNRQGADVGPQYRSAVFFHNEKQKEVAEFYKEKLDASGAFDKKIVTEITPFANFYVAEDYHQNYFNDNGMQLYCQIVIRPKVEKFRKVFADKLNN; encoded by the coding sequence ATGAAAGAAATCCCACAAACTCAAGCTATTGCTCCAGAAGGCATGGAATTGGCGACATTAGGTTCTGGATGCTTTTGGTGCATAGAAGCGATCTATCAAGACTTGAAAGGAGTAGAAGGGGTAAAGTCTGGGTATAGTGGAGGTCATATAGATAATCCAAGTTACAGACAAGTGACCTCAGGTACGACTGGACATGCTGAAGTGATTCAGTTTAGTTTTGACCCAAATATCATTTCTTTTGAAGAGATTCTTGAGATTTTCTGGTCTACACATGACCCAACTACCTTAAATAGACAGGGAGCAGATGTGGGCCCTCAATACAGATCTGCCGTATTCTTTCACAATGAAAAGCAGAAGGAAGTTGCAGAATTTTATAAAGAGAAATTGGATGCGTCAGGAGCTTTTGATAAGAAAATAGTAACTGAAATCACACCATTTGCTAATTTCTATGTGGCTGAAGATTATCATCAAAATTACTTTAATGATAATGGAATGCAGCTTTATTGTCAAATTGTGATTAGACCTAAAGTCGAGAAATTCAGAAAAGTTTTTGCTGATAAATTAAATAATTGA
- a CDS encoding DUF4920 domain-containing protein, giving the protein MKSKFLLILMLPIFFACNNSTKVESEPIEGSVTAQVPGNYGAVVEEVEVLSISQMYDELASKGEFEGKVIGQIKEVCSKKGCWMTLDLPNGETMRVTFKDYGFFVPLTSQGYPVIIEGIATKSETDVATLKHYAEDAGKSKEEIDAITAPKLEYAFEAVGVIIKENA; this is encoded by the coding sequence ATGAAAAGTAAGTTCTTATTAATTTTGATGCTTCCAATTTTTTTTGCCTGTAACAATTCTACTAAAGTAGAGTCTGAACCTATAGAAGGATCGGTTACAGCTCAAGTTCCTGGAAATTATGGAGCTGTAGTGGAAGAAGTGGAAGTGCTGTCAATCTCTCAAATGTATGATGAGTTAGCATCTAAAGGTGAATTTGAAGGAAAAGTAATAGGTCAAATCAAAGAAGTTTGTTCCAAAAAGGGCTGCTGGATGACCTTAGACCTTCCTAATGGTGAAACAATGAGAGTGACTTTCAAAGATTACGGATTCTTTGTTCCTTTGACTTCTCAAGGCTATCCAGTTATCATTGAAGGGATAGCTACAAAATCAGAAACTGATGTAGCGACATTGAAACATTATGCTGAGGATGCTGGCAAATCTAAAGAAGAAATAGATGCCATTACCGCTCCTAAATTAGAATATGCTTTTGAAGCGGTTGGAGTTATTATTAAGGAAAATGCATAA
- a CDS encoding glycosyltransferase family 2 protein, with amino-acid sequence MLDYFKIFLEYYEGFILIFSTSYLFLYLILAVLAFLAIKDYNNNKYFLKDDIFVKSNHVIGVSIVAPAFNEGLTIVDNVRSLMNLNYPKFEVVIVNDGSTDDTLQKLVDEFELVKVDFFYEAKIETKHVRGHYKSSNPLYSRLLVVDKENGKSKADASNAGINSAQYPLFLCTDVDCILRNDTIMKLAKPFMGSDKKVIATGGALRPSNSCIVQDGFLVDVQFPSNWWASFQELEYIRAFLFGRMAWGHINSLLLVSGGLGMFDREIVIKVGGYWHKSLGEDMDLITRMRKYMHEIDEDFKILYIPETLCWTEVPSTKDVLLRQRVRWGRGLIQTLAIHKEIFFNPKYGETAFIAMPYFFFFEFLVPILEVFGLITIIVSIIFLDLYLLGVLKLMGVIYIFYLVITIVSVLLDEWFNKYYRSRKDLLKLILKGIIEPFVYHPFCVYAALKGYWHYFLNKEQKWGNMQRTGFLTKKK; translated from the coding sequence ATGTTAGATTATTTTAAAATATTCTTGGAGTACTATGAAGGATTTATCTTAATCTTCTCCACCTCATATTTGTTTTTATATCTTATTTTAGCTGTTTTAGCATTTTTGGCTATTAAAGATTATAATAATAATAAGTATTTTTTGAAGGATGATATTTTTGTAAAGTCTAATCATGTTATTGGTGTTTCTATAGTGGCTCCAGCATTTAACGAGGGACTAACTATAGTAGATAATGTTAGATCATTAATGAATCTTAATTATCCAAAGTTCGAAGTAGTAATAGTTAATGATGGAAGCACAGATGATACACTCCAGAAATTAGTTGATGAATTTGAGTTGGTCAAGGTTGATTTTTTTTATGAAGCAAAAATCGAAACCAAGCATGTTAGAGGTCATTATAAATCATCAAATCCACTTTATTCAAGGTTATTAGTTGTAGATAAAGAAAATGGAAAAAGTAAAGCAGACGCCTCTAATGCAGGGATAAATTCTGCTCAGTATCCTTTATTCCTATGTACTGATGTCGATTGTATTTTGAGGAATGATACCATTATGAAATTGGCTAAACCATTTATGGGTTCGGATAAGAAGGTAATCGCAACAGGAGGGGCATTGAGACCATCGAATTCTTGTATAGTGCAAGATGGATTTTTGGTTGATGTTCAATTTCCCTCGAATTGGTGGGCTAGTTTTCAAGAACTTGAATACATAAGAGCTTTTTTATTTGGTAGAATGGCTTGGGGGCATATAAATTCCTTACTCTTAGTTTCAGGTGGTTTGGGAATGTTTGATAGAGAGATCGTTATAAAAGTAGGCGGGTACTGGCATAAATCCTTAGGAGAGGATATGGATCTTATAACACGAATGAGAAAATATATGCATGAAATCGACGAGGATTTTAAGATTCTTTACATTCCTGAAACGCTATGTTGGACAGAAGTACCATCTACGAAGGATGTTCTCTTACGTCAAAGGGTAAGATGGGGCAGAGGATTAATACAAACACTTGCTATCCATAAAGAGATATTCTTTAATCCAAAGTATGGGGAAACGGCATTTATTGCCATGCCCTACTTCTTTTTCTTTGAATTCTTAGTACCTATTTTGGAGGTTTTTGGACTAATCACAATCATAGTAAGCATAATATTTTTAGATCTATATTTATTAGGTGTTTTAAAGTTGATGGGCGTGATATATATATTTTATCTAGTCATTACAATTGTCTCCGTTTTATTGGATGAATGGTTTAACAAATATTATAGATCTAGAAAAGACCTGCTTAAACTCATTCTCAAAGGTATTATTGAACCTTTTGTATATCACCCTTTTTGTGTTTATGCAGCATTGAAGGGGTATTGGCATTATTTTTTAAATAAAGAACAAAAGTGGGGTAATATGCAAAGAACAGGTTTTCTTACAAAGAAGAAATAG
- a CDS encoding class I SAM-dependent methyltransferase — MSRNKLFKELFTNIGTTGAITFSSKPLVDKMLSFADFKGAKLLVELGGGDGSITKGIVERMDSDAKLLVFEISRNFCDNLEKMFPQENVIIICDSAENIDKYLDQVKADFILSSLPFSLIPKPIRAQIYRKSKDSVTEEGKFIQICYSYLLKYQFADYFSEIKTSFTLKNFPPAFIMICN; from the coding sequence ATGTCAAGAAATAAACTCTTCAAAGAGCTTTTTACGAATATTGGTACTACAGGTGCGATTACTTTTAGTTCAAAACCCCTGGTAGATAAAATGTTATCTTTTGCAGATTTCAAAGGCGCAAAATTATTAGTTGAATTGGGTGGCGGTGATGGAAGTATTACCAAAGGAATTGTTGAGAGAATGGATAGCGATGCCAAGTTATTGGTGTTTGAAATCTCCAGGAATTTTTGCGACAACTTAGAAAAGATGTTTCCTCAAGAAAATGTGATTATCATCTGTGATTCTGCTGAGAATATTGACAAATATCTTGATCAAGTTAAAGCAGATTTTATTCTTTCATCTTTACCATTTAGTTTGATTCCTAAGCCAATTAGGGCACAAATTTATCGGAAAAGTAAAGATTCGGTAACGGAAGAGGGTAAATTTATTCAGATTTGCTATTCATATCTGTTGAAATATCAATTTGCGGATTATTTTTCTGAGATAAAGACAAGCTTTACGCTTAAGAATTTCCCCCCAGCATTTATTATGATCTGTAATTGA
- a CDS encoding HAEPLYID family protein, giving the protein MLQHIIKYSLLCLCITGSFTVYSQVVESDSTKNEKLQLDSIFLAEFEEVKSKQRTKILHAEPLYIDLIRDLGARKGEKEWNLGAGMTDKSGFDEYEILVEYEWAPIDRLGFEIELPITLFSTRGELSPNLERPSNRIESLKLATQWSFLVSEKIKTTLALGYIHEFEFVDLNRLGGADLFKGNIYNPFLIAAKRWGSNYHTLIYTGPRIVKEFNQRRELAYELHSNFHYMIPGTRNFIGLEFNKEFHHNEFIGVLRPQMRVGLAENLMVGIVTGIPISGQDRSMSSFVRIIYEPGFKTFH; this is encoded by the coding sequence ATGTTACAACATATTATAAAATATAGCTTGTTATGCCTTTGCATAACAGGAAGTTTCACTGTGTATTCACAAGTAGTTGAAAGTGACAGTACTAAAAATGAAAAATTACAACTTGATAGCATCTTTTTAGCAGAGTTTGAAGAGGTGAAGTCAAAGCAAAGAACAAAAATACTTCATGCAGAACCTTTATACATTGATTTAATACGTGATCTTGGAGCTCGGAAAGGAGAAAAAGAATGGAATCTAGGTGCAGGAATGACCGACAAAAGTGGTTTTGATGAATATGAAATTTTAGTCGAGTACGAATGGGCTCCAATAGATCGATTGGGATTTGAAATAGAGCTTCCCATCACCTTGTTCTCAACTAGAGGAGAGCTATCACCAAATTTAGAGCGACCATCAAATCGCATTGAGTCGTTAAAGTTAGCTACTCAATGGTCATTTCTTGTTTCCGAAAAGATAAAAACCACCCTAGCACTAGGATATATTCATGAATTTGAATTTGTAGATCTTAATAGATTAGGAGGTGCAGATTTATTCAAAGGAAATATTTATAACCCATTTCTCATAGCTGCCAAAAGATGGGGAAGCAATTATCACACTTTGATCTATACAGGTCCAAGAATCGTGAAAGAGTTTAATCAAAGAAGAGAGTTGGCTTACGAATTACATAGTAATTTTCACTATATGATTCCTGGAACTCGAAATTTTATAGGTTTAGAATTCAATAAGGAATTTCATCATAATGAATTCATTGGTGTTTTACGTCCTCAAATGAGAGTTGGATTAGCAGAAAATCTTATGGTGGGAATCGTTACTGGAATTCCCATAAGCGGGCAGGATAGAAGTATGAGTTCATTTGTTAGAATAATTTATGAACCTGGATTTAAAACATTTCACTAA
- the corA gene encoding magnesium/cobalt transporter CorA: MSLEPTSYSDRSLELYVFGENHFEKYHLKTIAELEEKIHPEKKCWLNIYKKNDNTIFQEICQHFDIHPVAFDDIDNLQQRPKLEDFDNFILIVSKMLYTRSDIDHLEVEQVSIAFNKHLIITFQENEYDIFDPIRIRLENPNGKMRKLASDYFVYTLLDTIIDQYYIILELISDQIEKLEDEIISQDKKIELVDIYRQRKTLQEIKKNIWPTRELVSAWRKSDSSFVTKKTTPFVNDLYENTVEIIENLEMQRESITTLVEIFMTNISLKQNEVMKTLTIIATIFIPLTFIAGVYGMNFEYMPELGWKYGYFTSWIFFIIVSIVMAIYFKRKKWF, translated from the coding sequence ATGAGCCTGGAACCAACATCATATTCTGATAGAAGTTTAGAATTATATGTTTTCGGAGAGAATCATTTTGAGAAATATCATCTCAAAACCATTGCTGAATTAGAGGAAAAAATTCACCCCGAAAAAAAATGTTGGCTCAATATTTATAAAAAGAATGATAATACTATTTTTCAAGAGATATGTCAGCATTTTGATATTCACCCAGTAGCGTTTGATGACATAGACAATCTTCAACAAAGACCAAAACTAGAGGACTTTGATAATTTTATTTTGATTGTGAGCAAAATGCTCTACACTAGAAGTGATATCGATCACTTGGAAGTCGAACAGGTCAGCATAGCATTCAATAAGCACCTAATCATTACCTTTCAGGAAAATGAATATGATATTTTTGATCCAATTCGAATCAGGCTAGAAAATCCAAATGGTAAAATGCGAAAATTAGCCTCTGATTACTTTGTATATACCCTACTCGATACAATCATAGATCAATATTATATCATTTTAGAATTGATCAGTGATCAAATTGAAAAGCTTGAAGACGAGATCATTAGTCAAGATAAGAAAATCGAATTAGTCGATATTTATAGACAAAGAAAAACACTCCAAGAAATCAAAAAAAACATCTGGCCTACTCGGGAATTGGTATCTGCTTGGAGAAAATCAGATAGCTCATTTGTAACAAAAAAGACAACACCATTTGTCAATGATCTTTACGAAAACACAGTAGAAATTATAGAAAACCTTGAAATGCAGAGGGAATCAATCACAACTTTGGTTGAAATCTTTATGACAAATATCAGCTTGAAGCAAAACGAGGTCATGAAAACGTTAACTATAATTGCAACAATTTTTATCCCTTTAACTTTTATAGCAGGCGTATATGGAATGAATTTCGAATACATGCCAGAGCTAGGTTGGAAATATGGCTATTTCACTAGTTGGATATTTTTTATAATAGTTTCTATCGTAATGGCAATATATTTCAAAAGAAAAAAGTGGTTTTAG
- a CDS encoding YaiO family outer membrane beta-barrel protein, with amino-acid sequence MKKIVFSILFSTILIIVVQAQQVDSDSLLIQAYKEFNENKNTEYAKKLAWKGVSIAPNYLDFHVLLGRVHQRESNLDSASYFFNYVLERNKEYKEVFLYLIPIELSLKKFDAAQQTINEARINQIDEQKLLRFEYEILLEKGDQRDEYDFLNQVLKNYPDQSEFRQRFNLLESRFNSDRIGVNYSLTGFNREGVGPWHLLGLQYIREREWGSLIGRVNYADRLSAGQSINNGVQYELESYIFTGKNSYSYLGAAYSSDFVFPNWRLGYSYYKNFVNGWEGELGIRYTLVTPPEGNREFKSGIIGIGKYIGPAWINLRTFIQNEEDNFYPAFTLTTRYFFGGRFDYVTFIGGYGTSPDERTTLGQFDNRVALDSYRVGVGFYKTFSDKILFGIQFMYNYQEYFPGLTQSEYEGFLNLQYRF; translated from the coding sequence ATGAAAAAAATAGTTTTCTCAATTTTATTTTCCACAATTCTTATTATTGTCGTGCAAGCACAACAAGTGGATTCTGATAGTTTGCTAATCCAAGCGTATAAGGAATTTAATGAAAATAAAAATACTGAATATGCAAAAAAGCTTGCTTGGAAAGGTGTTTCCATTGCTCCAAATTATTTGGATTTTCATGTTCTTTTGGGCAGAGTTCATCAAAGAGAGTCAAATTTAGACAGTGCCTCTTACTTCTTTAATTATGTATTAGAGAGAAATAAGGAATACAAAGAGGTTTTTTTATATCTGATACCAATTGAACTTTCATTGAAAAAGTTTGATGCTGCACAACAGACAATCAACGAAGCAAGAATCAATCAAATCGATGAACAAAAGTTACTCAGATTTGAGTATGAGATTTTATTAGAAAAAGGTGATCAAAGAGATGAATATGATTTTCTTAATCAGGTTTTAAAGAATTATCCTGATCAATCGGAGTTTCGTCAACGCTTTAATCTTTTAGAGTCTAGATTTAACTCTGATAGGATTGGGGTTAATTATAGTTTGACCGGTTTCAATAGAGAGGGTGTTGGACCTTGGCATTTACTTGGCTTACAATATATCAGAGAAAGAGAATGGGGGAGTCTAATAGGTAGAGTAAATTATGCAGATAGATTGAGTGCTGGACAATCAATTAACAATGGTGTTCAATATGAATTAGAGTCGTATATTTTCACAGGTAAAAATTCATATTCTTACTTAGGGGCAGCTTATAGTTCAGATTTTGTATTTCCAAATTGGAGATTGGGTTATTCTTACTACAAAAATTTTGTTAATGGTTGGGAAGGAGAACTTGGTATAAGGTATACTTTGGTGACACCCCCAGAAGGGAACCGAGAATTTAAGTCTGGAATAATTGGAATTGGGAAATATATAGGGCCTGCATGGATTAATCTTCGAACATTTATTCAAAATGAAGAGGATAACTTTTACCCAGCTTTTACTCTTACTACAAGATATTTCTTTGGGGGGAGATTTGATTATGTTACATTTATAGGTGGATATGGGACATCACCTGATGAAAGAACGACTCTTGGTCAGTTTGACAATAGAGTTGCGCTTGATTCTTACAGGGTTGGAGTAGGATTTTACAAAACCTTTTCTGACAAAATCCTATTTGGTATCCAATTTATGTACAATTATCAAGAATACTTTCCTGGGTTAACCCAAAGTGAATACGAAGGATTCTTGAATCTGCAATATAGATTTTAG
- the proB gene encoding glutamate 5-kinase: MNSLQYCVIKIGSNVLTQEDGNPDLSRIQHLVFQITFLRQQQIKVILVSSGAVAFGKKEIQLPEKLNPILKKQIWSSTGQIELIQTYKMLFKEHGIQVSQILVTKEDFRDRKHFLNMKNCIQGLVSQDILPIINENDSVAITELMFTDNDELASLTAAMVNADSLVLLTNVNGIYTGVPEEKGSKLIKYVGRETNDLSSFISASKSSFGRGGMLTKLNMAKKSADLGIQVFIANGKKTNILEDIFLKKGEYTFFEPNRSKQSTKKWLAHGERYFVAEIIINEGAKTTLFNQKIASLLPVGIIMISGEFKKGDILCIKDNSGNLIGLGRAEYNSIVAKEKIGLKNQKPIIHYDYLYLIHHD; encoded by the coding sequence ATGAATTCATTGCAATATTGTGTAATAAAGATAGGCTCTAATGTACTAACTCAAGAGGATGGAAATCCAGATTTATCTAGAATTCAGCATCTCGTTTTCCAAATTACTTTTCTTCGTCAACAACAAATCAAAGTTATTTTAGTCAGTTCCGGTGCTGTTGCATTTGGAAAAAAAGAAATTCAGCTTCCTGAAAAGTTAAATCCAATTCTAAAAAAGCAAATTTGGTCATCAACTGGACAAATTGAGCTTATTCAAACTTATAAAATGTTGTTTAAAGAGCATGGAATTCAAGTTTCACAAATCTTGGTGACTAAAGAAGATTTTAGGGATCGGAAGCATTTTCTCAATATGAAAAACTGTATTCAAGGTCTAGTTTCACAAGATATCCTACCAATTATAAACGAAAATGATTCAGTCGCCATCACGGAATTGATGTTTACCGACAATGATGAATTAGCTAGTTTAACAGCCGCTATGGTCAACGCCGACTCCCTCGTCCTACTCACCAACGTAAATGGAATCTACACAGGAGTACCAGAAGAAAAAGGCTCTAAACTGATCAAGTATGTTGGGCGAGAAACAAATGATTTATCATCTTTCATTTCTGCCTCAAAATCCTCATTTGGCAGAGGCGGAATGTTGACAAAGCTCAACATGGCTAAAAAATCAGCAGATTTAGGTATTCAGGTTTTCATTGCAAATGGCAAAAAAACAAATATCCTAGAAGATATTTTTTTAAAAAAGGGAGAGTACACCTTTTTTGAACCAAACAGGTCAAAACAAAGTACCAAAAAATGGCTCGCACATGGTGAGCGATATTTTGTTGCAGAAATCATCATCAATGAAGGTGCGAAAACAACGCTATTTAATCAAAAAATAGCCAGCCTTCTTCCAGTTGGAATTATAATGATATCTGGAGAATTTAAAAAAGGTGACATCCTTTGCATAAAAGACAATTCAGGAAATTTGATTGGACTGGGTCGTGCTGAATACAATTCAATCGTAGCAAAAGAAAAAATAGGACTGAAAAACCAAAAGCCAATCATCCATTACGACTACCTTTATTTAATTCATCATGACTGA
- a CDS encoding glutamate-5-semialdehyde dehydrogenase, translated as MTDLQKQFYTVQKSAKKLNQLSEQQIKGTLDSLVELTLEHIDTIIEANQKDLAKLHVNDPKYDRLKLTKERIQGIIEEIKQVKSLENPLGRILEEKILENDLHLKKVAVPLGVIGIIYEARPNVTFDVFCIALKSGNGLILKGSTDAEYSNQAIMKLIHQALLSNDIPENAFLLLPSDRSATFSLLQAVGFVDLIIPRGSQKLIEYVRSNSKVPVIETGAGIVHIYFDKSGDLEKGKLILFNSKTRRPSVCNSLDCLIIHEKRLSDINELVKNLLNNEVRIFADEKSYKALDQHPLIQAANESHFGTEFLSLKMAIKTVASLDEALEHIDLYSSKHSEAIISEDSQSTEKFLNLVDAAAVYSNASTAFTDGNQFGMGAEIGISTQKLHARGPMSLRELTSYKWIIEGNGQIR; from the coding sequence ATGACTGATCTTCAAAAACAATTTTACACTGTTCAAAAATCAGCCAAAAAGTTAAACCAGCTCAGCGAACAACAAATCAAAGGAACCTTAGATTCTTTGGTAGAATTGACCTTAGAGCATATTGATACTATTATTGAAGCCAATCAAAAAGACTTGGCTAAATTACACGTAAACGATCCAAAATATGATCGGCTAAAACTCACAAAAGAAAGAATTCAGGGAATCATTGAAGAGATTAAACAAGTAAAAAGTTTGGAGAATCCTTTGGGTAGAATTCTCGAAGAAAAAATTCTAGAAAACGATTTACATTTAAAAAAGGTAGCAGTTCCCCTTGGTGTCATTGGAATCATATATGAAGCTCGTCCAAATGTAACATTTGATGTATTTTGTATTGCTTTGAAGTCTGGAAATGGATTGATTTTGAAAGGAAGTACTGATGCTGAATATTCAAATCAAGCCATCATGAAATTGATCCATCAAGCGCTTCTGTCAAATGATATTCCTGAAAACGCATTCTTATTACTTCCTTCTGATCGCAGTGCCACTTTTTCGCTCCTACAAGCTGTTGGATTTGTAGACCTTATCATCCCAAGAGGCAGTCAAAAACTCATAGAATATGTACGATCAAATTCAAAAGTTCCTGTGATCGAAACAGGAGCAGGAATAGTCCATATCTATTTTGATAAATCAGGTGATTTAGAAAAAGGAAAATTAATATTATTCAATTCAAAAACAAGAAGACCGAGTGTCTGTAATAGCTTGGACTGTTTGATCATTCATGAAAAACGCTTATCCGATATCAATGAATTAGTCAAAAATCTATTAAATAACGAGGTGCGAATATTTGCTGATGAAAAATCTTATAAAGCTTTAGATCAACATCCTTTAATTCAGGCAGCTAATGAAAGTCATTTTGGAACGGAATTTTTATCCTTAAAAATGGCCATTAAAACAGTAGCAAGTCTTGATGAAGCTCTTGAGCATATCGATCTATACAGTTCTAAACACAGTGAAGCAATTATTTCAGAGGATTCTCAAAGTACAGAAAAGTTTTTGAACCTAGTAGATGCAGCAGCAGTTTATTCAAACGCTTCAACAGCGTTTACAGATGGAAATCAATTCGGAATGGGTGCTGAAATTGGTATCAGCACACAGAAGCTTCATGCTAGAGGACCAATGTCTCTACGAGAATTGACCAGTTACAAATGGATCATCGAAGGAAATGGTCAAATCAGGTAG
- a CDS encoding response regulator, whose translation MHSYYSIILIDDDPINNLINKRLISKLDIADQVEEFLEAEKALARIQSLTESENTLILLDINMPVMNGWDFLNAYLKKFNGRNDRIIMLSSSIDFQDRQKAKQFTCVEGFIEKPLTPEKFKNLL comes from the coding sequence ATGCATTCATATTACTCAATTATTTTAATTGATGATGACCCAATCAATAACTTGATCAACAAGCGATTGATATCCAAATTGGATATTGCAGATCAAGTTGAAGAGTTTTTGGAAGCAGAAAAAGCCCTAGCTCGGATTCAAAGCCTCACTGAATCAGAAAATACTCTAATTCTTTTGGATATCAATATGCCCGTTATGAATGGATGGGATTTTTTGAATGCTTATCTAAAGAAATTTAATGGCCGAAATGATAGAATAATTATGCTTTCGAGTTCCATAGATTTTCAAGATCGACAAAAAGCTAAGCAATTTACATGTGTGGAAGGATTTATTGAAAAGCCATTGACTCCAGAAAAATTCAAAAATCTTCTTTAA
- a CDS encoding response regulator transcription factor, which translates to MTNTSVYKIVLIEDDELILKMTEYKLKQEGYKVYIAKDGDSGIKAIRQYKPDLVLTDIMLPYKSGLEVTHLAKKEFPNMPILILSSLGDEENAVDKAFSLGADDFISKPFNPSELVLRIKRFLT; encoded by the coding sequence ATGACTAATACTTCGGTATATAAAATAGTATTGATTGAAGACGACGAGCTAATCCTTAAAATGACTGAATATAAACTTAAACAAGAAGGATATAAAGTTTATATTGCTAAAGATGGAGATAGTGGAATCAAAGCAATAAGACAATATAAGCCAGATCTTGTACTGACGGACATTATGTTGCCATACAAATCAGGCCTCGAAGTTACTCACTTAGCCAAAAAGGAATTTCCAAATATGCCTATTTTAATCTTATCTTCGCTTGGTGATGAAGAGAATGCTGTGGATAAAGCTTTTAGTTTAGGTGCTGATGACTTTATTTCTAAGCCATTTAATCCATCAGAACTGGTCTTAAGAATAAAACGCTTTTTAACTTAA